One genomic segment of Anticarsia gemmatalis isolate Benzon Research Colony breed Stoneville strain chromosome Z, ilAntGemm2 primary, whole genome shotgun sequence includes these proteins:
- the LOC142986363 gene encoding microvitellogenin-like: MHSITLWKLAQSPNYMTNVDKLYPYSELPYLGQYKLVKLPTTVNQLIDFVDYWGEGKISSQHGVSGFSNCYNVNHPYQLVSNGPDRGKKIPNRIPVPSYTDCDTRSYIKDNSVILVTVMGAPINQSCDADIARILHKSFGQVVVYGFDINSQDIANLTAELAKKSIYHCPGYQLPSHLQGLTLFDSHLAFLNVTTAKSELSKLIINGAYDDAVTLSKNLISDSDGSLSNVVQGLITADSTTNTKLMAYAYKLWNNGAKDIVRNHFPDQFKLIFGQENVTICNKGYLQALKLSAAVDSSNRRSVWGDNDDMKSKRVCWQLIPVWLNNSVTFKLYNVDCDMYLELDVNADSDGDRNTWGSKNSAEESLKYYLEPIIKDGEIQFYIVNSQYRQGLKLAINADSEGDRRLYGHNGDIYNGEGRFRWAIAAWSSI, from the coding sequence ATGCACTCCATAACCCTTTGGAAGCTTGCACAGTCACCAAATTACATGACTAACGTGGACAAATTGTACCCTTACTCCGAATTGCCTTACTTGGGTCAGTACAAACTGGTCAAATTACCCACCACCGTTAATCAACTAATAGATTTCGTGGACTACTGGGGCGAAGGCAAAATATCCTCTCAGCACGGAGTTAGTGGTTTCTCGAACTGCTACAACGTAAACCATCCTTATCAATTGGTAAGCAATGGCCCTGATCGTGGCAAAAAAATACCGAACAGAATACCAGTCCCAAGTTATACCGACTGTGATACTCGCAGCTATATCAAAGACAACTCGGTTATCTTAGTAACAGTGATGGGCGCCCCTATAAACCAGAGCTGCGATGCTGATATTGCGCGCATCTTGCACAAAAGCTTCGGCCAAGTTGTTGTCTATGGCTTTGACATCAATTCGCAGGATATCGCAAATCTCACGGCTGAACTAGCTAAGAAAAGTATATATCACTGCCCAGGCTACCAGTTACCGAGTCATCTTCAAGGCTTAACGCTATTTGACAGCCACTTGGCCTTTTTAAATGTTACTACGGCCAAAAGCGAACTCTCTAAGCTTATCATCAATGGTGCCTATGACGACGCGGTTACACTGAGCAAAAACTTGATCAGTGATTCTGATGGATCATTGAGTAACGTTGTTCAAGGACTTATTACAGCCGACTCcactacaaatacaaaacttatGGCTTATGCTTACAAATTGTGGAATAATGGAGCCAAAGATATCGTTCGGAATCATTTTCCGGATCAGTTCAAGCTTATCTTTGGCCAAGAAAATGTAACAATATGCAACAAAGGATATCTTCAAGCGCTGAAGCTAAGTGCGGCGGTAGATAGTAGCAATAGAAGAAGTGTTTGGGGTGATAACGACGATATGAAGAGTAAGAGAGTGTGTTGGCAGCTTATTCCGGTTTGGCTAAATAATtctgtaacttttaaactttataacgTGGATTGTGACATGTATCTTGAATTGGATGTGAATGCTGATAGCGACGGTGACAGAAATACCTGGGGCAGCAAAAACTCCGCTGAAGAAAGcctcaaatattatttagaaccAATCATAAAAGACGGTGAAATACAATTCTACATAGTGAACTCTCAATATAGACAAGGCTTGAAGCTAGCGATAAACGCGGATTCGGAAGGAGACCGACGGTTATATGGTCATAACGGTGACATCTACAACGGCGAAGGACGTTTTAGATGGGCAATAGCCGCGTGGTCAAGTATTTAA
- the LOC142986730 gene encoding uncharacterized protein LOC142986730: protein MISVALETEDVKDIREKTRNAEKALIGKTPAQKEIILKDLALSGIPLPDGKTELDKLLVNKVLREFGLPPKGTLQMPLDGMSPIVQRKILRGLYGIKCTQSERNLAQVRKPQYLPASENMRTLKATKPLQVLEGRSKAQKEKILRELANQGIPLPEGYTESDKELIHKIRNDLRVSPEPKSSAMKIKYASLQTDSLRKKYGKATDYKLINPPQKKPYDIERLLSKARSPSEKALIDNLASDKLRKSKVDRLVTPNEDQSINLQARTKYRVQYPTEKLTSVKQKQHMVPANFSPTLKSKAMKDQQIKATAAGLSPKGPERILAHKIRKKAFTQSNEIEMLPETRRKTLPLTKRQKIYKDTSNSMKDGIGQIDLLSPELNVDKSRPAVLDEMSLAQKEKFLRGLARSGIPMPEGKTPSEKSLINKIRSEEPKYALFSSDRLKKAKALGLITPLANKPPNQKEQIMRGLAELGLPVPEGSSPSEIKLSEKIHKAYNLPPYPKGTAGTNTRKLVNIDDLTLEEKRKLLNSLGDTDNLPIGLLPEKAFIARRKIKVIGDSKFAAPDEKKRIQREKILRSLAEAGIPLPKGTTPSENYIIDKIRAELPIKARLSIEKLKKAKALGLITPLVGKAPEEKERIMKGLAEQGLPFPKVTTPSEKKLTEKIRQELNLPLKSKPPSPPGKHGAAVNVNKRLVQSGADKEKLLRNRENKGLPHPKDKYTSSKFHSPKINQKLGLSNVSSDKQTKAKAAGLLTPIREKLHDEKKRGRGLTDTKVSLTQSRTYSEKSMVKHAKAESPIQPPLSLIESSRVRKSKKAEPITVSGDKTSSLKQKGHQGKVAKKAFRSSDTTEKSKDTDKVRVCDRGCGCDSKKIKFKHNIIRIRVSSPDLSSICSCSAECMTSIKSGAITDFEGIKVTIGSVHGITSFSQEYFTSNSSKLMPSQINIDNYKNTIQGSGNSMFDLFNITSSNNTSSAEKSSHHKFSQYGNKCKLQEWRKEFLRHPDRPKNLVSTNVSPNNHSLTGNTSSFNSIMIIKSESSLSLISTSGSDSSSTTLSCSDESITSTATNYFFPSIKGCLSSVNTCDHPNHRVNEADNYEVHVTKSEGNSSSQNSNTRNENYKWRRYDKEPGRLEYPESIHTEKSKVKLKNKHPNSVLLINYLNSEQNVTAVIDQPFSKHICSDSFLYLLVPSDCDEFASESTIYI from the exons atgatttcAGTCGCCCTCGAGACTGAAGATGTAAAAGATATTAGGGAAAAAACACGAAACGCCGAGAAAGCATTAATCGGAAAGACTCCAGCACAAAAAgagataattttaaaagatttagcACTATCAGGAATTCCATTGCCTGACGGCAAAACGGAACTTGATAAATTGTtagtaaataaagtacttaGAGAATTTGGCTTACCACCGAAAGGAACACTGCAGATGCCACTAGATGGAATGTCGCCAATAGTACAGCGTAAAATATTGAGAGGTTTATACGGAATTAAATGCACACAGTCTGAAAGAAATTTAGCGCAGGTACGAAAACCTCAATATCTACCAGCATCAGAAAATATGAGGACGTTAAAAGCTACAAAACCACTTCAAGTACTAGAGGGAAGATCCAAagcacaaaaagaaaaaatattacgagaACTTGCAAATCAAGGCATCCCACTACCCGAAGGATATACAGAGTCAGATAAAGAGCTAATACACAAAATTCGCAATGATCTTAGAGTTTCACCAGAACCCAAGAGCTCAGcaatgaaaatcaaatatgCCTCGCTCCAGACTGATAGTTTAAGAAAAAAGTATGGCAAAGCAactgattataaattaataaatccaCCTCAAAAAAAGCCATATGACATTGAGAGGCTACTTTCTAAAGCCCGTTCGCCATCTGAAAAAGCGCTCATAGATAATCTAGCATCCGATAAATTACGCAAGTCTAAGGTCGATAGACTTGTAACTCCTAATGAGGACCAATCTATAAATTTACAAGCACGTACAAAATACAGAGTACAATATCCTACAGAAAAATTAACATCAGTAAAGCAAAAGCAACACATGGTTCCAGCTAATTTTAGCCCGACTCTTAAATCTAAAGCTATGAAAGATCAGCAAATAAAAGCAACAGCAGCAGGATTATCGCCTAAAGGTCCTGAAAGAATTTTAGCAcataaaataaggaaaaaagcATTTACACAGTCAAACGAAATCGAAATGCTACCAGAAACAAGACGAAAGACCCTCCCTCTTACTAAAAGGCAAAAGATTTACAAAGACACATCCAATAGTATGAAAGACGGTATAGGCCAGATTGACTTGTTGAGTCCAGAATTAAATGTAGACAAGTCTAGACCAGCAGTCTTAGACGAAATGTCGCTAGCTCAGAAAGAAAAGTTCTTGAGAGGTTTAGCTAGGTCCGGTATTCCTATGCCAGAAGGTAAAACACCTTCAGAAAaatctttgataaataaaatcagaTCAGAGGAACCTAAATATGCTCTATTCTCATCAGATAGGCTGAAAAAAGCCAAAGCTCTAGGACTCATAACACCACTAGCAAACAAACCACCAAACCAAAAAGAACAAATAATGAGAGGATTAGCTGAACTCGGTTTACCGGTTCCTGAAGGTAGTTCACCATCAGAGATAAAATTATCAGAAAAAATTCACAAGGCGTACAATTTACCTCCTTACCCTAAAGGTACTGCAGGTACCAACACACGTAAACTTGTAAATATAGACGATTTGACATTAgaggaaaaaagaaaattgctaAATTCTCTGGGTGACACCGATAATTTACCAATAGGCTTATTACCAGAGAAAGCTTTCATAGccagaagaaaaataaaagtgatcGGCGATAGCAAATTTGCAGCTCCCGACGAAAAAAAACGAATTCAAAGAGAAAAAATACTACGAAGTCTAGCTGAAGCTGGAATTCCTTTACCAAAAGGTACAACACCAtctgaaaattatataatagataaaatCAGAGCAGAACTACCTATAAAAGCAAGATTGTCAATAGAAAAGCTAAAAAAAGCTAAAGCTCTTGGGCTTATCACGCCGTTAGTGGGGAAAGCACCAGAAGAGAAAGAGAGAATTATGAAGGGCTTAGCAGAACAAGGACTACCATTCCCTAAAGTTACAACACCATCAGAGAAAAAACTGACGGAAAAAATACGCCAAGAGCTAAATCTACCACTTAAATCTAAACCTCCGTCCCCTCCAGGCAAACATGGTGCAGCAGTTAACGTAAATAAGCGCTTAGTTCAATCAGGAGCAGATAAAGAAAAACTGTTACGAAATCGGGAAAATAAAGGGTTACCACATCCGAAAGACAAATACACATCATCGAAATTCCACTCACCTAAAATTAATCAGAAGCTGGGCCTATCGAATGTATCGTCAGATAAACAAACTAAAGCGAAGGCTGCCGGGTTGCTCACACCAATTCGAGAGAAATTACATGACGAAAAGAAAAGAGGCCGAGGTTTGACTGATACTAAAGTGTCGTTAACTCAAAGCCGAACATATTCAGAAAAATCTATGGTTAAACATGCTAAAGCGGAAAGTCCTATCCAACCGCCATTATCATTAATAGAAAGCTCAAGAGTccgaaaaagtaaaaaagcagAGCCTATAACAGTTTCCGGTGACAAAACATCAAGCCTTAAACAAAAAGGACATCAAGGCAAAGTAGCCAAAAAAGCATTCCGAAGTTCAGATACAACTGAGAAAAGCAAAGACACCGACAAAGTAAGAGTATGCGACCGTGGATGTGGTTGtgatagtaaaaaaattaaattcaaacacAATATAATCAGAATCAGAGTGTCTTCCCCTGATTTATCATCGATCTGTTCGTGTTCTGCTGAATGCATGACATCCATTAAAAGTGGTGCCATTACCGACTTTGAAGGAATAAAAGTGACCATAGGTAGTGTTCATGGCATTACTTCATTTTCCCAAGAGTATTTTACGTCGAATTCTTCAAAACTTATGCCAAgtcaaattaatattgataactATAAGAACACAATTCAAGGAAGTGGCAATTCGATGTTTGATTTGTTTAACATCACAAGTAGCAACAACACCAGTTCTGCGGAAAAATCAAGTCATCATAAATTCAGCCAGTATGGTAACAAGTGTAAACTTCAAGAATGGAGAAAAGAGTTTTTGCGTCATCCTGATCGACCAAAGAACTTGGTGTCAACAAATGTCTCTCCAAATAACCACTCTCTTACGGGAAACACATCCAGTTTTAACTcaattatgattataaaaagtGAATCCTCTTTGAGTTTAATCAGCACTAGTGGGAGCGATAGTAGTAGCACTACGCTTTCATGTTCGGATGAGAGTATAACATCCACTGCTACTAACTACTTTTTTCCATCAATTAAAGGGTGTTTAAGTAGTGTTAACACATGTGACCATCCTAATCATCGCGTTAATGAAGCTGATAACTATGAAGTTCACGTCACAAAAAG TGAAGGAAATAGCAGCTCGCAAAACAGCAACACACGCAATGAAAATTACAAGTGGAGGAGATATGATAAAGAGCCAGGTAGACTCGAATATCCTGAGTCTATTCATACGGAAAAATCTAAAGTAAAATTGAAGAATAAACACCCTAATTCggtattattgataaattatttgaacaGCGAGCAGAATGTGACTGCTGTGATCGACCAGCCATTTTCTAAGCATATATGCTCGGacagttttctttatttactagTACCAAGTGACTGTGATGAATTTGCTTCTGAATCAACGatatatatttga